One window of the Carnobacterium maltaromaticum DSM 20342 genome contains the following:
- a CDS encoding hemolysin family protein translates to MTPDPESQSIVGQLILILALTLLNAFFASAEIALVSLNKGRMESQANDGDRKARRLVKLLENPNGFLATIQVGITLAGFFSSASAATSIATKLQPVFGDVSWAKEVSIIVVTLILSYVTLVFGELYPKRIAMQKAEEVSKFSVGFISIIEKLMKPFVFLLSFSTDVLVKLTPMEIDAEEEKLTREEMRFMLESGQKDGILEASEVHMLNGVFSLDTKMAREIMVPRTDTFMIDLEDSYDENIDLLLDCRYSRVPIYEEDNIIGIIHLKDVLKEAKRVGFEQINLKEILNAALFVPETIFIDDLLFELKKTQNQMAILLDEYGGVVGIVTLEDLVEEIVGEIEDEYDEISDLYQKIDESTYLVQGRMPIDKFNELFHLNVEGKDVDTIAGYMLTELGTIPENNENLSLKVDSVELISKEVENTRLMNIEVKVLTS, encoded by the coding sequence ATGACCCCTGACCCTGAAAGTCAGTCGATTGTTGGACAATTGATTTTAATTTTAGCTTTAACGCTATTAAATGCTTTTTTTGCTTCGGCAGAAATTGCACTAGTTTCTCTTAATAAGGGAAGAATGGAAAGCCAAGCCAATGATGGAGATAGAAAAGCGCGCAGACTTGTAAAATTACTTGAAAACCCAAATGGATTTTTAGCAACAATCCAAGTTGGAATTACGTTAGCAGGTTTTTTCTCAAGTGCATCAGCAGCAACAAGTATTGCTACCAAATTACAACCAGTATTTGGAGATGTAAGCTGGGCGAAAGAAGTTTCAATTATTGTGGTGACGCTTATCTTGTCTTATGTAACGTTAGTATTCGGAGAATTGTATCCAAAAAGAATAGCCATGCAAAAAGCCGAAGAAGTTTCTAAGTTCAGTGTGGGCTTTATCTCAATCATTGAAAAACTAATGAAACCTTTTGTATTTTTGTTATCTTTTTCAACGGATGTATTGGTTAAATTAACACCAATGGAAATTGATGCAGAAGAAGAAAAATTAACACGAGAAGAAATGCGTTTTATGTTAGAAAGCGGTCAAAAGGACGGTATTCTTGAAGCTTCAGAAGTTCATATGTTAAATGGTGTCTTTTCATTAGACACGAAAATGGCACGAGAAATTATGGTACCTAGAACAGATACGTTTATGATCGATTTAGAAGATAGTTACGATGAAAATATTGATTTATTATTGGATTGTCGTTATTCGCGTGTACCAATATATGAAGAAGACAATATTATTGGGATTATCCATTTAAAAGATGTTTTGAAAGAAGCAAAACGTGTTGGTTTTGAACAAATAAACTTAAAAGAAATTTTGAATGCAGCTTTATTTGTACCTGAAACTATTTTTATTGATGATTTGCTTTTTGAATTGAAGAAAACGCAAAATCAAATGGCTATCTTGCTAGATGAATATGGCGGAGTAGTTGGTATTGTTACTTTAGAAGATTTAGTAGAGGAAATCGTTGGCGAAATTGAAGATGAGTATGACGAAATCTCTGATTTATATCAGAAAATTGACGAGTCGACTTATCTAGTCCAAGGTCGTATGCCGATTGATAAATTTAATGAACTCTTCCATCTAAATGTTGAAGGCAAAGATGTCGATACAATTGCTGGATATATGCTAACAGAATTAGGCACAATCCCTGAGAATAATGAAAACCTTTCATTAAAAGTTGATTCTGTTGAGTTAATTTCTAAAGAGGTAGAGAATACTCGTTTAATGAATATAGAGGTAAAAGTTCTAACAAGTTAA
- a CDS encoding TrkH family potassium uptake protein, whose amino-acid sequence MQKLKKIMRQLVGRFSSIQMIVIFYFIAVVVAAILLSLPIFRIPGQELSFLDLMFTAVSTVSVTGLTTIDLGSTYNRAGVGLLMVLFQLGSLGIMMISTSFFILSKRKISLKQRQLIMVDMNQPNLSGIVRLIRNALAIIIWFQLIGGLILSVYFYYNYYTIHDALFYGFYTAVSAVTNSGADITGTSLIDFSQDYFIQTIVMFLIVVGGIGFPVLIELKAFFNYKKKKHDLPFRFSLFAKLSMWAFLILFVVGSVLIWLLEFDDFFKGMNFTESAFYSMFFSVSTRNAGLLTTPLGNFSDGTLLLFAALMFVGASPSSVGGGIRTTTLAIVVLYLFSFIRSRENINIFGRRIHNDDVKKSIVVLNLSIALCFFSVLVLSVTEKHSLVSLVVEVASAFGTTGLSMGITPSLSIFGKIMIMILMFIGRVGMLYMLMLLVPKEKRDANYLYPTEKIIIG is encoded by the coding sequence ATGCAGAAACTCAAAAAAATAATGCGTCAATTAGTGGGGCGCTTTTCTTCAATTCAAATGATTGTCATTTTTTATTTTATAGCTGTCGTGGTTGCGGCTATTTTGCTCTCGCTACCTATTTTTAGAATACCTGGCCAAGAACTTTCCTTTCTAGATTTGATGTTTACTGCAGTCAGCACAGTTAGTGTGACAGGTTTAACGACGATTGATTTAGGTTCAACCTATAATCGAGCAGGAGTCGGATTATTAATGGTCCTATTTCAGTTAGGTAGTTTAGGGATTATGATGATTTCAACATCTTTTTTTATTCTTTCAAAACGAAAAATCTCTTTAAAACAGCGGCAATTAATTATGGTGGATATGAATCAGCCTAATTTAAGTGGAATTGTTCGGCTAATTAGAAATGCTTTAGCTATTATTATTTGGTTTCAACTCATTGGTGGTTTGATTTTGAGTGTGTACTTTTATTACAATTACTATACTATTCATGATGCCTTATTTTATGGATTTTACACAGCTGTTTCCGCAGTAACTAATTCAGGGGCGGATATTACGGGTACCTCATTGATAGACTTTTCGCAAGATTATTTTATTCAAACGATTGTGATGTTTCTAATTGTAGTTGGTGGAATCGGTTTTCCCGTTTTGATTGAATTAAAGGCTTTTTTTAACTACAAGAAAAAGAAACACGATTTGCCTTTTCGTTTTTCTTTATTTGCTAAACTTTCTATGTGGGCGTTCTTAATTTTATTTGTTGTTGGTAGCGTCTTAATTTGGTTACTAGAATTTGATGACTTTTTTAAAGGAATGAATTTTACTGAAAGTGCGTTTTACTCCATGTTTTTCTCTGTTAGTACGCGTAATGCTGGCCTATTAACGACTCCTTTGGGTAATTTTAGTGATGGGACATTGTTACTTTTTGCAGCACTGATGTTTGTGGGAGCTAGTCCTAGTTCAGTCGGAGGGGGGATTCGAACGACTACTTTGGCTATTGTGGTTTTATATCTCTTTTCTTTTATTCGTAGTCGAGAAAATATTAATATATTCGGACGACGTATTCATAATGACGATGTAAAAAAATCAATTGTAGTTCTAAATCTTTCAATTGCGTTATGTTTTTTTAGTGTCTTAGTTTTAAGCGTCACAGAAAAACATAGTTTAGTTTCGTTAGTTGTTGAAGTTGCATCTGCTTTTGGAACGACAGGATTATCAATGGGTATTACACCAAGTTTATCTATTTTCGGAAAAATAATGATCATGATTTTAATGTTTATTGGTCGTGTTGGTATGCTCTATATGTTAATGTTACTTGTTCCGAAAGAAAAAAGAGATGCAAATTATTTGTATCCAACAGAAAAAATTATTATCGGTTAG
- a CDS encoding FAD-dependent oxidoreductase, with the protein MKVVVVGCTHAGTAAVKTILTEHPEAEVFVFERNDNVSFLSCGIALYVGGVVKDPAGLFYSNPEELASMGAKVKMEHNVKNIDTENKTVLVEDIKSGEAFDVSYDKLVMTTGSWPIIPPIKGIKSKNVLLCKNYNQANEIIKEAENAEKIVIVGGGYIGIELVEAFAESGKKVTLIDGLDRILNKYLDKEFTDILEHDLQERGVTLALNQSVEAFVPDASGAVKSVKTPVGEYDADLVILCVGFKPNTELLTGKVKMLSNGAIVVDEYMRTSDPSIFAAGDSCAVHYNPNGGSAYIPLATNAVRMGSLVGKNIVSEKVKYRGTQATSGLYLFGFNIGSTGVTVSGAHHFGLNVRSVIVKDNYRPEFMPTTEEVLMQLVYEVGTNRIVGGQLMSKYDITQSANSLSLCIQNKMTIEDLAYVDFFFQPHFDRPWNYLNILAQAALEQERKLAK; encoded by the coding sequence ATGAAAGTAGTAGTAGTAGGCTGTACCCATGCTGGAACAGCAGCAGTTAAAACCATTTTAACAGAACATCCAGAAGCAGAAGTGTTCGTTTTTGAGCGAAACGATAATGTTTCTTTCCTTTCGTGTGGTATTGCACTATATGTCGGTGGAGTTGTGAAAGATCCCGCAGGTTTGTTTTATTCAAATCCAGAAGAATTAGCTTCTATGGGCGCAAAAGTTAAAATGGAACACAATGTTAAAAATATTGATACAGAAAATAAAACTGTATTAGTTGAAGATATTAAGAGCGGAGAAGCCTTTGATGTAAGTTACGATAAATTAGTAATGACTACAGGATCTTGGCCAATAATTCCTCCAATTAAAGGAATTAAAAGTAAAAATGTTTTACTATGTAAAAACTATAACCAAGCAAACGAGATTATTAAAGAAGCTGAAAATGCTGAAAAAATCGTCATTGTTGGTGGAGGTTATATTGGAATCGAATTAGTGGAAGCTTTTGCGGAATCAGGCAAAAAAGTAACTCTAATTGATGGCTTAGATCGTATTTTAAATAAATATTTAGATAAAGAATTTACTGATATTCTAGAGCATGACTTACAAGAACGTGGCGTGACGTTAGCCTTAAATCAATCAGTTGAAGCTTTCGTACCAGATGCAAGTGGTGCAGTGAAATCTGTTAAAACACCAGTTGGTGAATATGATGCTGATTTAGTTATTTTATGTGTTGGATTTAAACCAAACACTGAATTGTTAACTGGAAAAGTAAAAATGTTGAGTAACGGTGCAATCGTTGTTGATGAGTATATGAGAACTAGCGATCCTTCAATTTTTGCAGCAGGAGACAGCTGTGCGGTGCATTATAATCCAAATGGCGGTTCTGCATACATTCCTTTAGCTACAAATGCTGTTCGAATGGGAAGTTTAGTTGGAAAAAATATTGTCAGTGAAAAAGTGAAATACCGTGGAACACAAGCAACATCTGGTTTGTATCTATTTGGTTTTAATATTGGATCAACAGGAGTTACTGTAAGCGGAGCTCATCACTTTGGCTTAAATGTTCGTTCGGTTATTGTTAAAGATAATTACCGTCCAGAATTCATGCCAACGACTGAAGAAGTCTTAATGCAGCTAGTTTATGAAGTAGGTACAAATCGAATTGTTGGTGGACAACTAATGTCTAAATATGACATTACTCAATCAGCGAACTCATTGTCATTATGTATTCAAAATAAAATGACAATTGAAGATTTAGCTTATGTTGATTTCTTCTTCCAACCACATTTTGATCGCCCTTGGAACTATCTAAATATCTTAGCACAAGCTGCTCTTGAACAAGAGCGCAAGCTAGCTAAGTAA
- a CDS encoding DUF1827 family protein — protein sequence MKLIDVTNSHSSLVAEQLGNTDAVFIKVYSLGQTTVIFSGAATHKDVVLTNKLRNIKNNEINYAITEVLKTTPDQVDILKAPNLVEISVNLTD from the coding sequence ATGAAATTAATTGATGTAACCAATAGCCACTCATCTTTAGTCGCTGAGCAGCTAGGCAATACAGATGCTGTTTTTATCAAAGTCTATTCTTTAGGACAAACCACAGTCATATTTTCTGGCGCCGCTACACACAAAGATGTTGTTCTAACAAATAAGCTACGAAACATTAAAAATAATGAAATCAACTATGCAATTACTGAAGTCTTGAAAACGACTCCTGATCAAGTTGATATTTTGAAAGCGCCTAATTTAGTTGAAATATCTGTTAATCTAACGGATTGA
- a CDS encoding peptide chain release factor 3: MKQTLKEEVASRKTFAIISHPDAGKTTITEQLLLFGGAIRQAGTVKGKKSGKFAKSDWMEIEKQRGISVTSSVMQFDYQGKRVNILDTPGHEDFSEDTYRTLMAVDSAVMVIDSAKGIEPQTKKLFKVCRMRGIPIFTFINKLDRDGKEPIDLLAELEEVLEIDSYPMNWPIGMGKGLMGLYDNYNKRIEIHRPEQLGGERFIELNAEGQIEGDHPIKISNVYDQALEDIELLNEAGNEFSEERIANGELTPVFFGSALTNFGVQTFLDTYLKFAPSPTAHKTDDGEKISPYTEEFSGFVFKIQANMDPAHRDRIAFLRICSGEFERGMDVTLSRTARKMKLSNSTQFMAESRETVQHAVAGDIIGLYDTGNFQIGDTLFSGKMNVSYEKLPQFTPEMFMKVSAKNVMKQKSFHKGMNQLVQEGAIQLYKTYHTEDYILGAVGQLQFEVFQHRMLGEYNAEVIMTPMGSKIARWIRPEDLDENMSSSRNLLVRDRYDQPLFLFENQFAMRWFHDKYPDIELTALL, encoded by the coding sequence ATGAAACAAACATTAAAAGAAGAAGTTGCTTCACGTAAGACGTTTGCAATTATTTCCCATCCAGATGCTGGGAAAACGACGATTACTGAGCAATTATTATTATTTGGTGGAGCAATTCGCCAAGCCGGAACAGTAAAAGGAAAAAAAAGTGGCAAATTTGCTAAATCGGATTGGATGGAAATTGAAAAACAACGTGGAATTTCTGTTACTAGTTCTGTGATGCAATTTGATTACCAAGGTAAGCGTGTAAATATTCTAGATACCCCAGGGCATGAGGATTTTTCTGAGGATACGTATCGAACTTTGATGGCTGTTGATAGTGCGGTCATGGTTATCGATAGTGCTAAAGGAATCGAGCCACAAACAAAGAAATTATTTAAGGTTTGTCGTATGCGTGGTATTCCCATTTTTACCTTTATTAATAAGTTAGATCGAGATGGTAAAGAACCGATTGATTTATTAGCTGAATTGGAAGAAGTCTTAGAAATTGATTCTTACCCAATGAACTGGCCAATTGGTATGGGAAAAGGCTTAATGGGACTTTATGATAACTACAATAAGCGTATTGAAATTCACCGTCCTGAACAACTTGGTGGCGAACGTTTTATTGAGTTAAATGCGGAAGGCCAAATTGAGGGAGATCACCCAATTAAAATTTCAAATGTCTATGATCAGGCTTTAGAAGACATTGAGCTTCTTAATGAAGCCGGCAATGAATTTTCAGAAGAACGAATTGCGAATGGCGAATTGACACCTGTCTTTTTTGGATCAGCTTTAACAAATTTTGGTGTACAAACCTTTTTAGACACCTATTTAAAATTTGCTCCAAGTCCAACTGCTCATAAAACAGACGATGGAGAAAAAATTAGTCCTTACACTGAAGAGTTTTCTGGATTTGTCTTTAAGATTCAAGCGAATATGGATCCGGCTCACCGTGATCGGATTGCTTTTCTAAGAATCTGTTCAGGCGAATTTGAGCGTGGTATGGATGTTACTTTGTCGCGTACAGCCCGCAAAATGAAATTGTCGAATTCTACTCAATTTATGGCAGAAAGTCGTGAAACAGTTCAACATGCAGTTGCTGGAGATATTATTGGGCTATATGATACAGGAAACTTCCAAATTGGAGACACTCTTTTCAGTGGAAAAATGAATGTATCCTATGAGAAATTGCCACAATTTACTCCAGAAATGTTTATGAAAGTTAGCGCGAAAAATGTCATGAAGCAAAAGTCTTTCCATAAAGGTATGAACCAACTTGTTCAAGAGGGTGCTATCCAATTGTATAAGACATACCACACAGAGGATTATATCTTAGGTGCAGTCGGACAACTTCAATTTGAAGTCTTCCAACACCGAATGTTAGGGGAATACAATGCTGAAGTTATTATGACGCCGATGGGTTCTAAAATTGCTCGTTGGATTAGACCAGAAGATTTAGATGAGAATATGTCATCTAGTCGTAATTTACTTGTAAGAGATCGTTATGATCAGCCTCTGTTCTTATTTGAAAATCAATTTGCAATGCGTTGGTTCCATGATAAGTACCCAGATATTGAATTGACAGCTTTACTATAA
- a CDS encoding phosphocarrier protein HPr: MEKREFHVVADTGIHARPATLLVQTASKFNSDINLEYKGKSVNLKSIMGVMSLGVGQGADVVITAEGADEAEAIAGIEETMKKEGLAE, from the coding sequence ATGGAAAAACGCGAATTTCATGTAGTAGCAGATACAGGGATCCATGCACGTCCAGCTACATTATTAGTGCAAACAGCAAGCAAATTCAATTCAGATATTAACTTAGAATACAAAGGTAAATCAGTAAACTTAAAATCAATCATGGGCGTTATGTCACTTGGTGTTGGCCAAGGTGCTGATGTTGTGATTACTGCTGAAGGTGCTGACGAAGCTGAAGCAATCGCTGGAATCGAAGAAACAATGAAGAAAGAAGGCTTAGCTGAATAA
- a CDS encoding ATP-dependent Clp protease ATP-binding subunit, with amino-acid sequence MLCQNCNQHDATIHLYTSMNGQRGQIDLCQNCYQELKAAKERGDLKMNRSNNTPDPFGLGGLDELFKAFQAGQSPQGQPNPQMIPPTQSGGGGKRPNGRQGGLLAEYGTNLTDMAKNGAIDPVIGRDNEIKRVIEILNRRTKNNPVLIGEPGVGKTAVVEGLAQKIIEGDVPQKLMDKEVIRLDVASLVQGTGIRGQFEERMQQLMDELKKNPQIILFIDEVHEIVGAGSAEGSMDAGNMLKPALARGELQMVGATTLKEYRTIEKDAALERRMQPVRVDEPTAEETITILKGIQKKYEDYHQVGYTDAAIESAVTLSSRYIQDRFLPDKAIDLLDEAGSKKNLTIQTVDPKIIEDKIADAASQKQAALQQEDYEKAAYYRDQAAKLAAMRDQQQPDTEKPIVTEKDMEQIIEMKTNIPVGDIKEKEQAQLRNLAEDLQQHVIGQNEAVEKVSKAIRRSRIGLNKKNRPIGSFLFVGPTGVGKTELAKQLAVELFGTADSIIRFDMSEYMEKHSVAKLIGSPPGYVGYDEAGQLTEKVRRNPYSIVLLDEIEKAHPDVMHMFLQILDDGRLTDAQGRTVSFKDTIIIMTSNAGTGNVEASVGFGATNNATQNSVLDQLTNYFKPEFINRFDAIVEFNQLDKTHLIKIVDLLLLDVNHMLVDQGISIVVDEAAKEKLVELGYDPKMGARPLRRVIQEQIEDKIADFYLDHPEIKELAATTDANGDLIVTEKSNEPVVSEEVVLTKKEDE; translated from the coding sequence ATGTTATGTCAAAACTGTAATCAACACGATGCCACAATTCATTTATATACAAGTATGAACGGCCAAAGAGGCCAGATAGATTTATGTCAAAATTGCTATCAAGAATTAAAAGCAGCTAAAGAACGAGGTGACTTAAAAATGAATCGCTCAAATAATACTCCTGATCCTTTTGGTCTAGGTGGCTTAGACGAATTATTTAAAGCTTTCCAAGCTGGCCAATCGCCACAAGGTCAACCTAATCCACAAATGATTCCTCCAACTCAATCAGGCGGAGGCGGAAAACGCCCTAATGGTCGTCAAGGTGGATTATTAGCCGAATACGGTACAAATTTAACGGATATGGCAAAAAACGGAGCTATTGATCCAGTTATTGGACGAGATAATGAAATTAAACGTGTGATTGAAATCTTAAATCGCCGTACTAAAAATAATCCTGTTTTAATCGGAGAACCCGGTGTTGGTAAAACAGCTGTGGTTGAAGGTCTTGCTCAAAAAATCATTGAAGGCGATGTTCCTCAAAAACTGATGGATAAAGAGGTTATACGTTTAGATGTGGCTAGTTTAGTCCAAGGAACAGGAATTCGTGGTCAATTTGAAGAACGGATGCAACAGCTGATGGATGAATTAAAGAAAAATCCACAAATTATTTTATTTATTGACGAAGTTCATGAAATTGTTGGCGCTGGTAGCGCTGAAGGTAGTATGGATGCAGGCAATATGTTAAAACCAGCATTAGCTCGAGGTGAACTTCAAATGGTAGGAGCAACAACTCTAAAAGAGTACCGGACCATTGAAAAAGATGCAGCACTAGAAAGACGTATGCAACCTGTTCGAGTGGATGAACCAACCGCCGAAGAAACGATTACGATTCTAAAAGGAATTCAAAAGAAATATGAAGATTACCATCAAGTTGGGTATACAGATGCAGCGATTGAAAGTGCAGTAACATTATCAAGTCGTTACATTCAAGATCGTTTCTTGCCTGATAAAGCCATCGATTTACTTGATGAAGCTGGTTCTAAGAAAAATTTGACTATTCAAACAGTCGATCCAAAAATCATTGAAGACAAAATTGCTGATGCAGCATCTCAAAAACAAGCTGCCTTACAACAAGAAGACTATGAAAAAGCCGCTTATTATCGTGATCAAGCTGCTAAATTAGCTGCAATGCGTGATCAACAACAACCGGATACTGAAAAACCGATTGTTACTGAAAAAGATATGGAACAAATTATCGAAATGAAAACAAATATTCCAGTCGGGGATATTAAAGAAAAAGAGCAAGCTCAGTTGCGCAATTTAGCTGAAGATTTACAACAACATGTTATTGGTCAAAACGAAGCGGTGGAAAAAGTTTCCAAAGCCATTCGTCGTAGCCGAATCGGTCTCAATAAGAAAAATCGCCCAATTGGATCTTTCCTATTTGTAGGACCTACCGGAGTTGGGAAAACTGAATTGGCTAAGCAATTAGCTGTTGAACTATTTGGGACTGCTGATTCCATCATTCGTTTTGATATGAGTGAGTATATGGAAAAACACAGTGTCGCTAAACTTATCGGTTCACCACCAGGTTATGTAGGCTATGATGAAGCTGGTCAGTTAACAGAAAAAGTGCGCCGCAATCCATATAGTATCGTTTTACTAGATGAAATTGAAAAAGCGCATCCTGATGTCATGCACATGTTCCTTCAAATTTTAGACGATGGACGTTTAACAGATGCACAAGGAAGAACAGTCAGCTTTAAAGACACCATCATTATTATGACTAGTAATGCTGGAACAGGTAACGTTGAAGCCAGTGTTGGATTTGGTGCAACCAATAATGCCACACAAAATTCTGTTTTAGATCAACTTACTAACTACTTTAAACCAGAATTCATCAATCGCTTTGATGCAATCGTTGAATTTAATCAACTAGACAAAACACATTTGATTAAAATTGTCGATTTGTTACTACTTGATGTTAATCATATGCTTGTGGATCAAGGAATTTCAATTGTCGTTGATGAAGCAGCCAAAGAAAAACTAGTCGAATTGGGCTATGATCCTAAGATGGGGGCACGTCCATTACGTCGTGTGATTCAAGAACAAATTGAAGATAAGATTGCTGATTTCTATCTTGATCATCCTGAGATTAAAGAATTAGCTGCAACAACAGATGCAAATGGTGATTTAATCGTAACTGAGAAAAGCAACGAACCTGTTGTTTCTGAAGAAGTTGTTCTAACTAAAAAAGAAGACGAATAA
- the ptsP gene encoding phosphoenolpyruvate--protein phosphotransferase yields the protein MVEMLKGIAASDGVAIAKVYMLIEPDLSFNKITVEDSASENERLANALNKAKQELELIRQKAAESLGEEEAQVFDAHLMVLSDPELIGSIEGNIKDNKVNAESGLKEVTDMFISMFEGMEDNPYMQERAADIKDVTKRVMSHLLGVKLPNPSMIDEEVIVVAHDLTPSDTAQLNRQFVKAFVTDIGGRTSHSAIMARSLEIPAIVGTKEITAKVKENDSIIVDGLEGDVIIHPEASDVTKYEEKATAFAAQKAEWDKLKNEKTLTADGKHIELAANIGTPKDLVGVKNNGGEAVGLYRTEFLYMDSPDFPTEEAQFEAYKAVLEGMEGKAVVVRTMDIGGDKELPYLTLPHEMNPFLGYRAIRICLAQPDMFRTQLRALLRASVFGQLRIMFPMIATLGEFRQAKSMLLEEKAKLVSEGVEVSNDIEVGIMIEIPAAAVIADKFAKEVDFFSIGTNDLIQYTMAADRMNERVSYLYQPYNPSILRLIKNVIDASHKEGKWTGMCGEMAGDQTAVPLLMGLGLDEFSMSASSILKTRSLMKRLDTTKMAELADKAINDCDTAEEVVALVESYTK from the coding sequence ATGGTTGAAATGTTAAAGGGGATTGCGGCTAGTGATGGCGTAGCTATTGCTAAAGTTTATATGCTGATCGAACCTGATTTATCATTCAACAAAATTACAGTTGAGGATTCTGCTTCAGAAAACGAACGTCTTGCAAATGCATTAAATAAAGCGAAACAAGAACTTGAACTGATTCGTCAAAAAGCTGCTGAAAGCTTAGGTGAAGAAGAAGCTCAGGTATTTGATGCACACTTAATGGTTCTTTCTGATCCAGAATTAATCGGGAGTATTGAAGGCAACATAAAAGATAATAAAGTGAACGCTGAAAGCGGCTTGAAAGAAGTTACGGACATGTTTATTAGCATGTTTGAAGGCATGGAAGATAATCCTTACATGCAAGAACGTGCAGCTGACATTAAAGATGTTACTAAACGCGTAATGAGCCATTTACTAGGCGTGAAGTTACCAAATCCTTCAATGATTGATGAAGAAGTTATCGTTGTGGCTCATGATTTAACACCAAGTGACACAGCACAATTAAATCGTCAATTTGTTAAAGCTTTTGTAACAGATATTGGTGGACGTACGTCACATTCTGCAATCATGGCTCGTTCTCTTGAAATTCCTGCAATTGTAGGAACAAAAGAAATTACAGCTAAGGTTAAAGAAAATGATTCAATCATCGTTGATGGTCTTGAAGGGGATGTTATCATCCACCCTGAAGCTAGTGACGTGACGAAGTATGAAGAAAAAGCAACTGCTTTCGCAGCTCAAAAAGCTGAGTGGGACAAGTTGAAAAATGAAAAAACATTAACTGCTGATGGTAAACACATTGAGTTAGCTGCTAATATTGGAACTCCAAAAGATTTAGTTGGAGTGAAAAATAATGGTGGTGAAGCTGTTGGACTATATCGTACTGAATTCCTTTACATGGATTCACCAGATTTCCCAACAGAAGAAGCTCAATTTGAAGCATACAAGGCAGTTCTTGAAGGTATGGAAGGCAAAGCAGTTGTCGTTCGGACTATGGATATTGGTGGAGATAAAGAGTTACCTTATTTAACTTTACCACATGAAATGAATCCTTTCTTAGGCTACCGCGCAATCCGTATTTGTTTAGCACAACCTGATATGTTCAGAACTCAATTGCGCGCATTATTACGTGCTTCTGTTTTCGGTCAATTACGTATCATGTTCCCAATGATTGCAACACTTGGCGAATTCCGTCAAGCTAAGTCAATGTTACTTGAAGAAAAAGCTAAATTAGTTAGTGAAGGTGTTGAAGTTTCTAATGATATCGAAGTGGGTATCATGATTGAAATTCCAGCTGCAGCCGTTATTGCTGATAAATTTGCTAAGGAAGTTGATTTCTTTAGTATCGGAACAAATGACTTGATTCAATATACAATGGCAGCGGATCGTATGAACGAACGCGTTTCATATTTATACCAACCTTACAACCCATCAATTTTACGTTTAATTAAAAATGTTATTGATGCTTCTCATAAAGAAGGTAAATGGACTGGTATGTGTGGTGAAATGGCTGGAGATCAAACGGCTGTACCATTATTAATGGGTCTTGGTTTAGATGAGTTTTCTATGAGTGCTTCAAGTATTTTAAAAACTCGTAGCTTAATGAAACGTTTAGACACAACTAAGATGGCAGAATTAGCAGATAAAGCAATCAATGATTGTGATACAGCTGAAGAAGTCGTTGCACTAGTTGAATCTTACACTAAATAA
- a CDS encoding thermonuclease family protein has translation MKNSKKIMSGIGALVVLLIGTFFVAENQQITEPAKDTQRIAIELERVVDGDTIIMKENGERKRMRLLLIDTPESNTNKTGKTQPFGKEAKEFLTDYLKGKELSIVYDENHEKVDQYDRTLAYLYANDQLVEEVLLKEGLARLGYYNEKELYFNELKHSESEAKKAKKHIWSLTNYVGEKGFKDNQ, from the coding sequence GTGAAAAATAGTAAGAAGATTATGTCAGGTATTGGTGCATTAGTTGTTTTACTGATAGGGACTTTTTTTGTCGCAGAAAATCAGCAAATAACAGAACCTGCCAAAGATACTCAGAGAATAGCTATTGAATTGGAACGAGTTGTTGATGGGGATACCATTATTATGAAGGAAAACGGCGAACGAAAACGCATGCGCTTATTATTAATAGATACCCCTGAAAGCAATACAAATAAAACAGGAAAAACGCAACCTTTTGGTAAGGAAGCAAAAGAATTTCTAACGGATTATCTTAAAGGGAAAGAATTATCGATTGTTTATGATGAAAACCATGAAAAAGTGGATCAATATGATCGAACCTTAGCTTATTTGTATGCGAATGATCAGCTAGTGGAGGAAGTTTTATTAAAAGAAGGGCTGGCTCGTTTAGGCTACTATAATGAAAAAGAACTTTATTTTAATGAACTAAAACATTCTGAGTCCGAAGCAAAAAAAGCGAAGAAACACATTTGGTCATTAACAAATTATGTTGGAGAAAAAGGGTTTAAAGACAACCAATAA